The region GCCTGCGCGCCGCGCTGGCCGAGGACATCGGCCGGGGCGACGCCACGACCCTCGCCACCATTCCCGCTGCGCAGCAGGCCCGCGCCGAGTTCCTGCTCAAGGAGGCCGGGGTGCTCAGCGGCCTGGAGGTCGCCACGCGCGTGTTCGCGCTGGTGGATCCGGCCGTGACCGTCACCTGGACCGCCCGCGACGGCGAGGCGCGCGGGCGTGGCCCGATCGGGACGGTGCAGGGCGCGGCCCGCAGCCTCCTGACCGGCGAGCGGCTGGCGCTGAACCTCATGCAGCGCCTGTCGGGCGTGGCGACCCAGACGCGCCGTCACGTGGACGCCCTGGGTGAGTCACGCACGCGCCTGCTCGACACGCGCAAGACCACGCCGCTGTGGCGTGACCTGGAAAAACAGGCGGTTCGGCACGGGGGCGGCTTCAACCACCGCGCGGGCCTGGACGACGGCATCCTGATCAAGGACAACCACGTCGCGGCCGCCGGGAGCATCACCGTGGCGATCCGCCGCGCGCGGGACGCCGCGTACCTCCTGAAGGTCGAGTGCGAGGTGCCGGACCTCGCCGGGCTGGAGGAAGCCCTGCGCGCCGGGGCGGACCGGGTGCTGCTGGACAACATGAGTGACGACCTGCTCGCGCAGGCGGTCGCGGTCCGGGACCGCCTCGCGCCGCACGTCACGCTGGAGGCCAGCGGGAACATGACCCCCGCGCGCCTGCCTGCCGTGGCGGCCAGCGGCGTGGATTTCGTGAGCGCCGGGGGCCTGACCCATTCCGCGCCCGCGCTGGACATCAGCCTGAACTTCATTCCCCTGCCCGAGGACCCACAATGACTGACCCGAACGTGAATCCCGTCGTTCCCCGCCCCCAGACCCCGCACCGCGACCTGCTGCAACTGGAGGTCCTGCCCGACGAGGCGCAGCTCCGCGCGGACATCAAGCGGCTGCGCAAGGAACGCAACGCGGTGATCATCGCGCACAACTACCAGCGGCCCGAGGTGCAACAGATCGCCGACTTCGTGGGGGACTCGCTGGGCCTCTCCCGGCAGGCGGCGAATACCGACGCGGACGTGATCGTGTTCGCGGGCGTGCACTTCATGGCGGAAACCGCCGCGATCCTCAACCCGGAAAAGACCGTGCTGCTGCCCGACCTGCGCGCCGGATGCTCGCTGGCGGACACCGTGACCGCGCAGGGCATCCGCGACTGGAAGGCGCAGAACCCCGGCGGGCTGGTCGTGACCTACGTGAACACCACCGCCGACGTGAAGGCCGAGAGCGACTACTGCGTCACCAGCGGCAACGCCGTGCAGGTCGTGCAGAGCCTCCCTGAAGGCGTGCCCGTCCTGTTCGCCCCGGACCGCTTCCTGGCCGCGCACGTGATCCGCGAGACGGGCCGCGCCATGGACGTCTGGGACGGCGCGTGCCACGTGCACGAAGCGATCCGCCCCGAGGACGTGCAGGGCCAGCAGGCGGCGTACCCGGACGCGGAACTCCTCATCCACCCCGAGTGCGGCTGCTCCAGCAAGATCCTCGGCGCCATTCCCGAGTTGCAGCTGTACTCCACCGAGGGCATGATCCACCGCGCCAAGGCCAGCCCCGCGCAGGAATTCATCGTCGTCACCGAGACCGGCATGGTCACCCGCCTGGAACACGACGTGCCCGACAAGACCTTCATTCCCGTCAGCCGCACCGCCTGCTGCGAGTACATGAAGATGATCACCCTGGAGAACATCCGCGACGCCCTGGTGAACCTGGAACCGCGCGTGACCGTCCCGGCGGACATCCGCGCGCTGGCCCTGAAACCCATCGAGCGCATGCTCGCCATCGGGTAATAAGAACTCCGGTTGAAAGGTCTGCAAAAACTTTCAACCCGAGCGGATGCGAGTGGGAGCAACACGGGTTCCGGGCGTGGAGTTGACAACCCGGTGATGTTCCGGGTTGTCAACGAAACAGACGGAATCCGTGTAAGGACGGGGCAGAGGGCGCGCGGACTGATCGAACGTCCGCGCCCCCTCTGCTTCGGTCAGCCCCGCGCGTCGTCCAGGTGTTCCTGCACGTGCTTGCGCAGTCGGGCGGCCAGCGGCCAGCGCAGGTACCCTTCCAGCGTGGCGGCGCCCGGCTTGGCGCCGAACGACAGGTCGAACAGTTCGCCGATGGTCGGGGCGCCGTCCCCGGCGGGCGTGAAGGTCACCGGGTCGCCCGCGCCCACCGTGCCGGGCTGGAGGACGCGCAGGTACGCGCCGGGCCGGCGGGCCTGCGCGAACTGCTTGGCGAAGGTGCCGTCCCCCATGTGGGCCGCGAGGGTCGCGCAGGGAATGCGGGGCGCGGTGACCTCGAACACCATGTCCCCGCCGGGGGCGTGCACGGTCAGGCGGTCGCCGACCCGGAGGTGCGCGGACTCCAGTCCGCTCAGGACGAGGTTCTCGCCCAGCGTGCCGGGCCGCAGCGGTTCGCCCAGCGTTTCGGTCCAGTGGTCGTAGTCGGGCGCGGTGTACAGGTACGCCGCCTGATCCGGGCCGCCGTGGTGCTTGCGGTTGTCGATATGGTCGCCATCCAGCCGTGCCGTGCCGACGGTCACGCGGCCCGGCACCGGGTGCTTGTCGATCCCGCTGATGTCGTCGCGTTTCCCGACGCGCAGGGCGGTCGGCTGCCCGACGCACACGGCATCCAGCTTGAGGGTAGGAGTCATGCCGGCCAGCGTAGCGTGCCGGGTGCGGG is a window of Deinococcus grandis DNA encoding:
- the nadC gene encoding carboxylating nicotinate-nucleotide diphosphorylase encodes the protein MLSLDERLRAALAEDIGRGDATTLATIPAAQQARAEFLLKEAGVLSGLEVATRVFALVDPAVTVTWTARDGEARGRGPIGTVQGAARSLLTGERLALNLMQRLSGVATQTRRHVDALGESRTRLLDTRKTTPLWRDLEKQAVRHGGGFNHRAGLDDGILIKDNHVAAAGSITVAIRRARDAAYLLKVECEVPDLAGLEEALRAGADRVLLDNMSDDLLAQAVAVRDRLAPHVTLEASGNMTPARLPAVAASGVDFVSAGGLTHSAPALDISLNFIPLPEDPQ
- the nadA gene encoding quinolinate synthase NadA; translated protein: MTDPNVNPVVPRPQTPHRDLLQLEVLPDEAQLRADIKRLRKERNAVIIAHNYQRPEVQQIADFVGDSLGLSRQAANTDADVIVFAGVHFMAETAAILNPEKTVLLPDLRAGCSLADTVTAQGIRDWKAQNPGGLVVTYVNTTADVKAESDYCVTSGNAVQVVQSLPEGVPVLFAPDRFLAAHVIRETGRAMDVWDGACHVHEAIRPEDVQGQQAAYPDAELLIHPECGCSSKILGAIPELQLYSTEGMIHRAKASPAQEFIVVTETGMVTRLEHDVPDKTFIPVSRTACCEYMKMITLENIRDALVNLEPRVTVPADIRALALKPIERMLAIG
- a CDS encoding MOSC domain-containing protein; the protein is MTPTLKLDAVCVGQPTALRVGKRDDISGIDKHPVPGRVTVGTARLDGDHIDNRKHHGGPDQAAYLYTAPDYDHWTETLGEPLRPGTLGENLVLSGLESAHLRVGDRLTVHAPGGDMVFEVTAPRIPCATLAAHMGDGTFAKQFAQARRPGAYLRVLQPGTVGAGDPVTFTPAGDGAPTIGELFDLSFGAKPGAATLEGYLRWPLAARLRKHVQEHLDDARG